The Synechococcus sp. RS9916 DNA segment TGCCGCTGCGGATCCTGCCGACCTGGTGGTGCCTGAGCCTTTGGCGCTGTTGGTTGACTCAGCCGGCTCCGCTCTGTTGGTGCTGCCTTGGCTCGAGCAGCAATCGGGGGATCAGCAGGCTCTCGGCCGTGGTCTGGCTCGGTTGCACCGCCGCTCGCTTGCGCAGGGTTGTGGACGTTTTGGCTGGGCGACGGATGGATTCATTGGACTGGGCCCCCAGCCCGCCGGTTGGCGAGATCACTGGGGTGAAGCATTTGTGGAGTTGCGGTTGCGTCCTCAGCTTCAGTTGGCTCGCTCCTGGGGGCTTTCGTTGGCGCCGCTGGAGTCCTGGCTTGCCAGGCTCGCAGAGCTGTTGGACCAGCACGGAGCCGAACCGGTTCTCGTGCACGGGGACCTCTGGGGAGGCAATGCCGGTGTGCTCGGCGATGGCCGCGGCCTCTTGATTGATCCGGCCAGCTGGTGGGCTGATCGTGAGGTGGATATCGCGATGACCCACCTCTTTGGTGGCTTCAGCCGATCCTTCTATACGGCATATGAGCAGGAATGGGCCCTCGCACCAGGGGCTTCAGATCGTGTCGCGATCTACAACCTCTATCACCTGCTCAATCACGCCAATCTGTTTGGCGGTGGTTATCAGCAACAAAGTCGCCAAGCCATCCGCCATCTTCAGCAGCAGTTTGGCTGAATCAGCCGAGATACTCCTTCCGCAGCGTTTGGACGCGGTTCACCAGGGCAGAGCGCTTGTCGCTGGTGGTGAGGTTTTTCCAGCTCCATTGGCCGACAACAACCACACCCAGCAGTTCCAACAAACCGGGAACAACAGGCAGGAGATTGATGGTGTCGAGGATGCCCTTGATCAGAATCTGGGCAACGATCACCGCAGCAAAAATGCCGACCACTTTGCCCATACGGCCGACCTGGTTCCAGTCGACCTGGTCGAGGGTGGCGTTCACCTTGCCCAGCACTTCGCTGTAGCGCTCAGTGAAATTGATGGTTTCGCTGGTGCTGCCTGCGTCGCTCTCAGAGGTGGTCTGCGAGGTTGCAGGATCCTGGACTGCGGTGGTGTCCTCACTCATGAGCCTGATGCGCAAACCAAATGTTGGTTGAGCGTATCGGTCAACCTGCAGAAACGCCATGGTCGTTGGCGTTCGATCCCGAAGTGCTCATCATTCTGCGCAGCACCCTCCAGGTCGC contains these protein-coding regions:
- a CDS encoding fructosamine kinase family protein — protein: MGEQGGSGETGDATADHDHVLVVLHGGMLAVQRVGPWMQPELERLLKADSALLAGASLDQCHALGGGCSQQAWRLQLSDGRCLFAKQGDAAMLEAEQMGLAALHAAADPADLVVPEPLALLVDSAGSALLVLPWLEQQSGDQQALGRGLARLHRRSLAQGCGRFGWATDGFIGLGPQPAGWRDHWGEAFVELRLRPQLQLARSWGLSLAPLESWLARLAELLDQHGAEPVLVHGDLWGGNAGVLGDGRGLLIDPASWWADREVDIAMTHLFGGFSRSFYTAYEQEWALAPGASDRVAIYNLYHLLNHANLFGGGYQQQSRQAIRHLQQQFG
- a CDS encoding CAAD domain-containing protein produces the protein MSEDTTAVQDPATSQTTSESDAGSTSETINFTERYSEVLGKVNATLDQVDWNQVGRMGKVVGIFAAVIVAQILIKGILDTINLLPVVPGLLELLGVVVVGQWSWKNLTTSDKRSALVNRVQTLRKEYLG